The proteins below come from a single Pleuronectes platessa chromosome 1, fPlePla1.1, whole genome shotgun sequence genomic window:
- the stk16 gene encoding serine/threonine-protein kinase 16 has translation MGQTLCLCSRGSITIDNKKYYFVQKLDEGGFSYVDLVEGVKDGRFYALKRILCHDREGRQEAQTEMEMHHKFNHSNILSLVAHTFVDRGGKSEAWLLLPYISKGSLWSVLEKLRDKGSSMPEKQILQIFRGICTGLKAIHEKGYAHRDLKPTNVLLDEDDRPVLMDLGSMNRARIEVKGTREAMTIQDWAAQRCTISYRAPELFNVESHCIIDERTDIWSLGCVLYCMMMLEGPYDLVFQKGDSVALAVQNPVTIPQSCSYSEGLQVLLSSIMVSNPQERPNISWVLDQVQDLQSRSPNTQTNMV, from the exons ATGGGGCAGACACTGTGTTTATGCTCCCGCGGCTCCATCACCATCGATAACAAGAAATATTACTTCGTCCAAAAACTAGATGAAGG tGGGTTCAGTTATGTGGACCTGGTTGAGGGGGTAAAGGATGGGCGCTTCTATGCCCTGAAGAGGATTCTGTGCCATGACCGCGAAGGCCGCCAGGAGGCTCAGACTGAAATGGAGATGCATCACAAGTTTAATCACTCCAACATCTTGAGCCTGGTTGCCCACACCTTTGTTGATCGTGGAGGAAAGAGTGAAGCCTGGTTACTTCTGCCTTATATCAGT AAAGGCAGTTTGTGGTCCGTTCTGGAAAAGCTAAGAGACAAGGGGAGCTCAATGCCTGAAAAACAGATTTTGCAAATTTTTCGTGGCATCTGCACTGGACTCAAGGCCATTCATGAAAAAGGTTACGCACACAG AGATCTGAAGCCCACGAATGTGCTTCTGGATGAGGATGACAGGCCAGTTCTAATGGACCTGGGCTCTATGAACCGGGCCAGGATTGAG GTTAAAGGCACCCGAGAAGCCATGACCATACAGGACTGGGCAGCCCAGCGTTGCACCATTTCCTACAGGGCTCCTGAACTCTTCAATGTAGAGAGCCACTGCATCATAGATGAGCGCACTGATATCTGG TCACTTGGCTGTGTGCTTTACTGCATGATGATGTTGGAGGGACCATATGACCTGGTGTTTCAGAAGGGAGACAGTGTTGCCCTTGCTGTCCAGAATCCAGTGACCATCCCACAGTCTTGCAG TTACTCTGAGGGCCTGCAGGTGCTGCTGAGCTCCATAATGGTGTCAAACCCCCAGGAGAGACCAAACATCAGCTGGGTTCTCGACCAGGTACAGGACCTGCAGAGTCGCAGCCCCAACACCCAAACCAACATGGTCTGA
- the LOC128438167 gene encoding PEST proteolytic signal-containing nuclear protein, producing MADYSGDSSSSDDGGPQEEGGRVKTKPVSCSTARAEGSAVKRTSQHLTPEEDDDESSADPPAPCKVPKIGFSMPAKMGKKSNPISIKLGAPKPKEPVPPVPPKKSGLASVFDDSDDSEPEEMPPEAKMRMKNIGRETPTSAGPNSFNKGKQGFSDQKKLWERKLKAQSDKP from the exons ATGGCGGACTATAGcggagacagcagcagcagcgacgaCGGAG GGccgcaggaggagggaggcagagtgAAAACTAAGCCTGTCTCTTGTAGCACTGCGCGCGCAGAAGGGTCCGCAGTCAAACGCACGTCCCAGCACCTCACACCCGAGGAGGATGACGACGAATCCTCGGCCGACCCGCCGGCGCCCTGCAAAGTCCCCAAAATAGGCTTTAGCATGCCCGCCAAGATGGGGAAGAAGTCCAATCCCATATCTATCAAACTTGGAGCACCA AAACCCAAAGAGCCTGTACCACCGGTCCCCCCGAAAAAGTCAGGGTTGGCATCAGTATTTGACGATAGTGATGAC aGTGAACCTGAGGAGATGCCTCCAGAAGcaaagatgaggatgaagaacattGGCAG GGAGACGCCAACATCTGCAGGACCTAATTCATTTAACAAGGGCAAGCAAGGCTTCTCTGATCAGAAAAAACTGTGGGAAAGGAAGCTGAAGGCCCAGTCAGATAAACCCTAA